From one Culex quinquefasciatus strain JHB chromosome 3, VPISU_Cqui_1.0_pri_paternal, whole genome shotgun sequence genomic stretch:
- the LOC119770344 gene encoding LOW QUALITY PROTEIN: suppressor of cytokine signaling 6-like (The sequence of the model RefSeq protein was modified relative to this genomic sequence to represent the inferred CDS: inserted 1 base in 1 codon) codes for MDEINQNGNDRRYKWFVVKKRTPKADTQKKSSSKLSIDSNRCRKIFSMRERFHQLTSVKVNAYENELVAKLSGNTIEDDDRLAGRSPPINTVRLVSERQNLSTPNSIQFFQNISLNTEPCRKVSICPGNSATQSTNAIVETDHRALRENNTNMDSTIKKMRGELSRYGWYWGKLNRNSAQKKLARKENGSFLVRDSQTEELFTVSFRSSGITLHCRIDYTNNFWSLSGLKTPTKCGSLIELIEDTMXKSEFGIIGYVKQNSSLTPPFPVRLTKPINRLYVVPSLQHLCRFTIRQNIDFKDIDVLPLPGKLKTYIIENFWDFRRRKNTIC; via the exons GATCGACGATACAAGTGGTTTGTGGTTAAAAAGCGAACACCAAAAGCAGACACACAAAAAAAGAGTAGTTCTAAACTGTCGATCGATTCGAACAGATGCAGAAAAATTTTCTCCATGCGAGAAAGATTCCATCAGCTAACTTCCGTCAAAGTGAACGCATATGAAAACGAATTGGTAGCAAAATTATCAGGCAATACCATTGAAGATGATGATCGTCTAGCAGGGAGATCACCTCCAATCAACACTGTGCGATTAGTAAGTGAGAGACAAAATCTGAGCACACCGAACTCAATACAGTTCTTCCAAAACATTAGTTTGAATACAGAACCCTGCAGAAAAGTATCAATCTGCCCAGGAAATTCAGCCACACAAAGTACGAATGCAATTGTTGAGACAGATCATAGAGCTCTAAgggaaaataatacaaatatggATTCGACGATTAAGAAAATGAGAGGTGAACTCTCTCGTTATGGCTGGTACTGGGGTAAACTAAACCGAAATTCAGctcaaaaaaaattggcaaGGAAGGAAAATGGAAGCTTCCTGGTTCGTGATTCTCAGACAGAGGAACTTTTCACTGTAAGCTTCAGAAGCTCGGGAATCACATTACATTGCAGAATTGATTATACTAATAATTTTTG GTCACTTTCTGGACTCAAAACTCCTACGAAATGTGGATCACTAATAGAACTGATTGAGGATACAA AAAAATCAGAATTTGGTATAATTGGTTATGTAAAACAAAACTCATCGTTAACTCCACCGTTTCCAGTGCGTTTGACGAAACCAATCAATAGATTGTATGTAGTACCATCTCTTCAGCATTTATGTCGATTTACAATTCGgcaaaacattgattttaaggACATAGATGTTTTACCTCTGCCAGGTAAATTGAAAACATATATAATTGAGAACTTTTGGGATtttagaagaagaaaaaatactATCTGCTGA